One genomic window of Amphiura filiformis chromosome 3, Afil_fr2py, whole genome shotgun sequence includes the following:
- the LOC140147417 gene encoding uncharacterized protein — translation MNLFSDLRTTYGQESVKQLRDLEGVGKKIARHRNHLVFNLRCKELHITPRSLQLKCPINTVKAREIVDKAKQQLVRERIRLINNKLESLKEEKSRVESDLFSRLPSNLVDHVTDHVNRKSESEFCKTKCRHTQKLERLQQRYQAKKRRNTPDNVELGGEQLKKWVVNLSKKELTKPQESVLVKGLNFAPSPVKLPYEDYIVATEQACRKLPHNEATLLRSEMAGAMRSSKPPKSNITREERRAINELKNEKSVLVLPADKGKLLLSWRCQSMRKKIVRDVK, via the coding sequence atgaatttatttagtgATTTAAGGACTACTTATGGACAAGAATCCGTGAAACAACTACGTGATTTGGAAGGAGTCGGCAAGAAAATCGCCCGACATAGAAATCATCTTGTATTCAATCTCCGTTGCAAGGAATTACACATCACTCCCCGGAGTTTACAGTTAAAGTGCCCGATAAATACGGTAAAAGCGAGAGAGATCGTGGATAAAGCAAAACAACAACTTGTTCGCGAACGCATCCGCTTGATTAATAACAAATTAGAGTCTCTAAAAGAAGAAAAATCGCGAGTAGAATCGGATTTGTTTTCCCGGTTACCAAGCAATCTAGTTGATCATGTGACCGATCACGTGAACCGGAAGTCGGAAAGtgaattttgcaaaacaaaatgtcgccatACACAGAAGTTGGAACGTTTACAACAACGATACCAAGCGAAGAAGAGAAGGAATACACCCGATAATGTAGAATTAGGAGGTGAACAATTGAAGAAGTGGGTGGTCAATCTTTCTAAGAAAGAACTCACGAAGCCGCAGGAGAGTGTGTTAGTTAAAGGACTCAATTTTGCGCCGTCGCCGGTGAAGCTTCCATATGAAGACTACATCGTGGCTACAGAGCAAGCATGCCGTAAGTTACCTCATAATGAAGCCACTTTACTTAGATCTGAAATGGCCGGTGCTATGCGTAGCTCAAAACCCCCTAAATCAAATATCACTAGGGAAGAGAGACGTGCAATTAATGAGCTCAAGAATGAAAAATCAGTGCTTGTACTGCCGGCAGATAAAGGAAAGCTACTGTTATCATGGAGGTGTCAGAGTATGAGGAAAAAAATTGTCCGCGATGTTAAATGA
- the LOC140147416 gene encoding uncharacterized protein, which translates to MAEVFIEEGEIFNSHDVVSLFTNTPIDKSLEVIKSRLEDDKTLKNRTLLTVADVIELLRFVLTTTYFLFRGKIYKQRFGAAMGSPVSPVVANLYLEFLEQQALASAPLDCRPTLWKRYVDDILEIVNKEQVDNLTDHLNQSDPTGNIKFTYEKEQEGTIPFLDTLIVRKADGSVKLLVYRKVTHTDQYLNFESHHPIHHKLGVVRTLLDRMNSIVTEEEDRKQEEEKIKQALGRCGYPGWTFKQVKEKMVKKTE; encoded by the coding sequence ATGGCAGAAGTGTTCATAGAAGAGGGGGAGATTTTTAACTCCCATGACGTTGTCTCGTTGTTCACTAACACTCCCATAGATAAATCGCTGGAAGTTATCAAATCTCGGCTTGAGGATGACAAGACCTTGAAAAATAGAACTCTGCTCACAGTTGCTGATGTTATTGAATTATTACGCTTTGTACTCACCACGACTTACTTCTTATTCCGCGGTAAGATATACAAACAGCGGTTCGGTGCAGCTATGGGAAGCCCCGTCTCCCCGGTGGTGGCTAATCTGTACTTAGAATTTTTAGAACAACAAGCGCTGGCCTCGGCACCATTGGACTGTAGACCTACCCTTTGGAAGAGATATGTCGATGACATATTAGAAATTGTCAATAAAGAACAGGTAGACAATCTCACGGACCATCTCAATCAAAGCGACCCCACGGGAAATATAAAGTTTACATATGAGAAAGAACAAGAAGGTACCATCCCATTTTTGGACACTTTAATCGTACGGAAAGCTGATGGCTCAGTGAAGTTGTTGGTTTACAGGAAGGTCACCCACACTGACCAATACCTTAACTTCGAGTCTCACCACCCTATTCACCATAAACTTGGTGTAGTTCGTACTCTACTCGATAGAATGAATAGTATTGTTACTGAGGAGGAGGATAGGAAGCAGGAAGAAGAAAAGATCAAACAAGCGCTCGGGCGCTGCGGTTACCCGGGTTGGACTTTCAAACAAGTCAaagaaaaaatggtaaaaaaaacagAGTAA